In Pantoea cypripedii, the following proteins share a genomic window:
- a CDS encoding ABC transporter substrate-binding protein produces the protein MRFNPIITGLLAATLLSAPLVQAKELKAIGVTVGDLANPFFVQITKGAALEARKLAGDDVKVTLVSSGYDLGQQVAQIDNFIAAKVDMIILNAADSKGIAPAVKRARDAGIVVVAVDVAAEGADATITSDNTAAGAMACKYISDRLKDKGNVVIINGPPVSAVQNRVEGCMNEFKTHPDIKILSSNQNAKGSREGGLEVMTGLLSANPKIDAVFAINDPTAIGADLAAKQAQRHEFFIVGVDGSPDGEEALKRKGSLFVATPAQDPQVMAAKAVEIGYDILQGKPAPDKPVLIPVSMIDRNNVSSYKGWTVK, from the coding sequence ATGCGTTTTAATCCGATTATCACCGGACTGCTGGCGGCCACGCTTCTCAGCGCACCGCTGGTCCAGGCCAAAGAGTTAAAAGCCATTGGTGTCACCGTCGGCGATCTCGCCAACCCGTTCTTCGTGCAGATCACCAAAGGGGCGGCACTGGAAGCACGCAAGCTGGCGGGAGATGACGTGAAGGTGACGCTGGTCTCCAGCGGATACGATCTCGGCCAGCAGGTGGCGCAAATCGACAACTTTATCGCCGCCAAAGTGGACATGATCATCCTCAACGCCGCTGACTCGAAAGGGATCGCGCCTGCCGTCAAACGCGCCCGCGATGCCGGGATCGTGGTGGTGGCGGTGGACGTGGCTGCCGAAGGTGCCGATGCCACCATCACCTCCGATAACACCGCCGCAGGGGCAATGGCCTGTAAATACATCTCTGACCGCCTGAAAGACAAAGGCAATGTGGTAATCATCAACGGACCGCCGGTTTCAGCGGTGCAGAACCGTGTGGAAGGCTGCATGAACGAGTTCAAAACCCACCCGGATATCAAGATCCTGTCCTCCAACCAGAACGCCAAAGGCAGCCGCGAAGGTGGGCTGGAGGTGATGACCGGCCTGCTGTCGGCTAACCCGAAAATTGATGCGGTGTTCGCCATTAACGATCCTACCGCCATCGGCGCGGATTTAGCGGCTAAACAGGCGCAGCGCCATGAATTCTTTATTGTTGGCGTCGATGGCAGCCCGGACGGTGAAGAGGCGCTGAAACGTAAAGGTTCGCTGTTTGTCGCCACCCCGGCGCAGGACCCACAGGTAATGGCGGCGAAAGCGGTGGAGATCGGTTACGACATCCTGCAAGGCAAACCTGCGCCGGATAAGCCGGTGCTGATCCCGGTGTCGATGATCGACCGCAACAACGTTAGCAGCTACAAAGGCTGGACGGTGAAATAA
- a CDS encoding carbohydrate kinase family protein, with the protein MVARSGILAAGSMLVDHVQRISHWPEQGWLAEIHHSEKCSGGAVPNVLFTLARMQINLPLAAVGMIGEDSDGDYLVQLLDQHHVERRFVQRTRSVNTAMTQVMTTPDGQRTFFHARGANAQLDLAHFSAVNTDHRIFHLGYLLLLDALDVPDTTWGTRSAQLLAQMQQRGYLTSLDLVSRAGEYQALVVPALRWLDYLVINELEAQSLTGISLRSEQGLAPPASFAAAARWLAQQGVRQRVVIHAPEGAWGLPVGGEGHWQPAWQLQPEEIVGSVGAGDAFCAGVLYASHQGWPMTDTLKLAHTCACFNLHAANALDGTRPLSEMQRWMGQAICVTGATDAGRITSAEKT; encoded by the coding sequence ATGGTGGCACGCAGCGGCATCTTAGCGGCAGGCAGCATGCTGGTGGATCATGTGCAGCGTATCAGCCACTGGCCGGAGCAGGGCTGGCTGGCCGAAATCCACCACAGCGAAAAGTGTAGCGGTGGTGCGGTGCCGAATGTGTTATTCACCCTGGCACGTATGCAGATCAACCTGCCGCTGGCGGCTGTCGGGATGATCGGTGAGGACAGCGACGGCGACTACCTGGTGCAACTGCTGGACCAGCATCATGTTGAGCGACGTTTTGTCCAGCGTACCCGCAGCGTGAATACCGCCATGACTCAGGTGATGACCACGCCCGATGGACAGCGCACGTTCTTCCATGCGCGGGGAGCCAATGCGCAGCTCGATCTGGCGCATTTTTCCGCTGTGAATACCGATCATCGCATCTTCCATCTGGGGTATCTGCTGCTGCTGGATGCCCTCGATGTACCGGATACAACCTGGGGCACGCGCAGCGCACAGTTGCTGGCGCAGATGCAGCAGCGCGGTTATCTGACCTCACTCGATCTGGTGTCGCGTGCCGGGGAGTATCAGGCATTGGTGGTGCCCGCGTTACGCTGGCTCGACTATCTGGTGATTAACGAACTGGAAGCGCAATCGCTCACCGGCATCAGCCTGCGCAGCGAACAGGGACTCGCGCCGCCTGCCAGCTTTGCTGCCGCTGCCCGCTGGCTGGCGCAACAGGGGGTACGGCAGCGCGTGGTGATCCATGCCCCCGAGGGCGCATGGGGGTTGCCGGTGGGTGGCGAAGGGCACTGGCAACCGGCGTGGCAGTTACAACCGGAGGAGATTGTCGGCAGCGTCGGCGCAGGGGATGCTTTCTGCGCCGGGGTGCTGTATGCCAGCCACCAGGGCTGGCCGATGACCGACACCCTAAAGCTGGCGCACACCTGCGCCTGTTTCAATTTGCATGCGGCCAATGCGCTGGACGGCACCCGCCCTTTGAGCGAGATGCAGCGCTGGATGGGTCAGGCGATTTGCGTGACTGGCGCGACCGACGCCGGACGCATCACATCAGCGGAGAAAACATAA
- a CDS encoding AMP nucleosidase: protein MNTQRNGISSQQALDELERLYSNAVDALRNAIRDFTEHGRLPDEAARQQGLFVYPELRITWAGDGPQRNRTRAWGRFTHTGSYSTTITRPALLRHYLSEQLLMIEKEYEVVIEVGPSQQEIPYPYVIDGSDLSLDRSMSASIARHFPTTELSQIGDETADGLFNADALFPLSHFDALRTDFSLARLRHYTGTGVEHFQPFVLFTNYTRYVDEFVRWAIEQVQDPSTSYDSLACAGDVVITKDTQDPEAMMSDLAWKKHQMPAWHLTSPNRRGITLVNIGVGPSNAKTICDHLAVVRPHAWLMIGHCGGLRESQTIGDYVLAHAYLRDDHVLDSVLPPDIPIPSIAEVQRALYDATKAVSGMPGEEVKQRLRTGTVVTTDDRNWELRYSASALRFNLSRAVAVDMESATIAAQGYRFRVPYGTLLCVSDKPLHGEIKLPGQANRFYEGAISEHLQIGICAVELLRAEGDKLHSRKLRTFNEPPFR, encoded by the coding sequence ATGAATACACAACGGAACGGCATCAGCAGCCAGCAGGCGCTGGATGAACTTGAGCGGCTGTACAGCAACGCGGTAGACGCGTTACGCAACGCCATTCGTGACTTTACCGAACACGGGCGGCTACCTGATGAGGCAGCGCGTCAGCAGGGGTTATTTGTCTACCCGGAGCTGCGTATTACCTGGGCTGGCGATGGGCCGCAACGTAATCGTACCCGTGCCTGGGGTCGCTTTACGCATACCGGCAGCTACAGCACCACCATCACGCGCCCGGCGTTATTGCGTCACTATCTCAGTGAGCAATTGCTGATGATTGAGAAAGAGTACGAGGTGGTGATTGAAGTCGGGCCATCGCAGCAGGAAATTCCTTACCCTTATGTGATTGACGGTTCCGATTTGTCTCTGGACCGCTCGATGAGCGCCAGCATTGCCCGCCATTTCCCCACCACCGAACTGTCGCAGATTGGCGATGAAACCGCCGATGGCCTGTTCAACGCTGACGCGCTGTTCCCGCTGTCACACTTTGATGCATTACGTACCGACTTCTCATTGGCGCGTCTGCGTCATTACACCGGCACCGGTGTGGAGCACTTCCAGCCATTTGTGTTGTTTACCAATTACACACGCTACGTTGATGAGTTTGTCCGCTGGGCGATTGAGCAGGTGCAGGATCCCAGCACCTCCTACGATAGCCTCGCCTGCGCCGGTGATGTGGTGATCACCAAAGACACCCAGGATCCGGAAGCGATGATGTCGGATCTGGCGTGGAAGAAGCATCAGATGCCCGCCTGGCACCTGACCTCACCCAATCGCCGTGGCATTACACTGGTCAACATTGGTGTTGGCCCGTCCAATGCCAAAACCATCTGCGACCATCTGGCGGTGGTACGTCCGCACGCCTGGCTGATGATTGGCCACTGTGGCGGCCTGCGTGAAAGCCAGACCATTGGCGATTACGTGCTGGCCCATGCCTATCTGCGTGACGACCATGTGCTGGACAGCGTACTGCCGCCGGATATCCCGATTCCGAGCATCGCCGAGGTGCAACGTGCGCTGTACGACGCCACCAAAGCGGTGAGCGGCATGCCGGGTGAAGAGGTCAAACAACGCCTGCGTACCGGCACCGTGGTGACCACCGATGACCGCAACTGGGAGCTGCGTTATTCCGCTTCTGCGCTGCGCTTTAATCTCAGCCGCGCGGTGGCGGTGGATATGGAAAGCGCCACCATCGCCGCCCAGGGTTATCGTTTCCGGGTGCCTTACGGCACGCTGCTGTGCGTTTCGGATAAGCCGCTGCACGGTGAAATCAAACTGCCTGGTCAGGCGAATCGTTTCTACGAGGGAGCGATTTCCGAGCATTTGCAGATTGGGATTTGTGCGGTGGAGCTGCTGCGCGCCGAGGGGGATAAGTTGCATTCACGCAAATTGCGAACTTTTAATGAGCCGCCGTTCAGGTAA
- a CDS encoding NCS2 family permease, giving the protein MMLEKLFKLKAHNTTVRTEVIAGITTFLAMAYILFVNPSILGATGMDKGAVFVATCLAAAIGCVLMGLIANYPIALAPGMGLNAFFTYTVVLHMGYTWQIALGAVFLSACIFFALSVFKIREWIIASIPLPLRAGIAAGIGLFLALIALEGAGIVVDNPATLVGLGDLTKPGPLLALLGFVIIVVLEARRVTGAVLIGILIVTFLSMGIGLTPFGGVFSAPPSIAPTFLHLDIAGAFNVGLVSVIFAFLFVDVFDNTGTLLGVTKRAGLADEQGNVPKMGRALIADSAAALFGSLLGTSTTTSYVESAAGVSAGGRTGLTAIVVAILFLLSLFFSPLAGSVPVFATAPALLFVAVLMASGLAEIDWKDITTAAPVTVTALTMPLTYSIANGIAFGFITWTVVKLLSGRTKEVNAALIIMSILFVIKLGWLSA; this is encoded by the coding sequence ATGATGTTAGAAAAACTATTCAAGCTAAAAGCGCACAACACAACGGTCCGCACCGAAGTTATTGCGGGCATAACCACCTTCCTGGCAATGGCCTATATCCTGTTCGTTAACCCAAGCATCCTCGGTGCGACGGGCATGGATAAGGGTGCGGTCTTTGTGGCGACCTGTCTGGCGGCGGCGATTGGCTGCGTCCTGATGGGCCTGATTGCCAACTACCCGATTGCGCTGGCACCGGGTATGGGCCTCAACGCCTTCTTTACTTACACAGTAGTACTGCACATGGGTTACACCTGGCAAATCGCGCTGGGTGCGGTATTCCTCTCTGCCTGTATCTTCTTTGCCTTGTCGGTGTTCAAGATTCGTGAGTGGATTATTGCCAGCATTCCGTTGCCATTGCGCGCCGGGATTGCGGCGGGTATCGGCCTGTTCCTGGCACTGATTGCGCTGGAAGGGGCGGGTATCGTGGTCGATAACCCGGCCACCCTGGTGGGGCTGGGTGACCTGACTAAACCGGGTCCGCTGCTGGCACTGCTGGGCTTTGTTATCATCGTGGTACTGGAAGCGCGTCGCGTGACCGGTGCGGTGCTGATTGGTATTCTGATCGTCACCTTCCTGTCGATGGGCATTGGCCTGACGCCGTTTGGTGGCGTGTTCTCTGCACCGCCGTCAATCGCCCCGACTTTCCTGCATCTGGATATCGCGGGTGCCTTTAACGTCGGCCTGGTGAGCGTGATTTTTGCCTTCCTGTTTGTGGACGTGTTCGACAACACCGGGACTCTGCTGGGTGTGACGAAGCGTGCCGGTCTGGCGGATGAGCAGGGCAACGTGCCGAAAATGGGCCGTGCGCTGATTGCCGACAGTGCGGCAGCACTGTTTGGTTCACTGCTGGGTACCTCGACCACCACCAGTTATGTGGAATCGGCAGCGGGCGTCAGCGCCGGTGGCCGTACTGGTCTGACTGCGATTGTGGTTGCCATTCTGTTCCTGCTCAGCCTGTTCTTCTCGCCGCTGGCGGGCAGTGTACCGGTATTCGCTACCGCTCCGGCGCTGCTGTTTGTTGCCGTACTGATGGCATCCGGCCTGGCAGAGATTGACTGGAAAGACATCACCACCGCAGCCCCGGTCACCGTAACTGCGCTGACCATGCCGCTGACTTACTCCATCGCTAACGGTATTGCGTTTGGTTTTATTACCTGGACGGTAGTGAAGCTGCTGAGCGGTCGTACTAAAGAGGTGAATGCGGCGCTGATTATTATGTCGATCCTGTTTGTGATTAAACTGGGTTGGTTGAGTGCGTAA
- a CDS encoding SDR family oxidoreductase, which produces MKNKLVVLTGASSGFGAEVARALSNRGYCLALLARRIDKLHAMNLANSLCFEVDVTCREQVFHAIRKAEEKFGDVDCIINNAGVMLLSELEYQNHDEWNRMIDTNIKGVINGMQAVLPSMRERKTGTIINISSLAGQKTYQYHAAYCATKFAVHGLSDSVRWEVAPDNVRVITISPGAAETELISHISDDFVKNDYIEWKESIGGVISAKNVIDSIIFSYELPQSVCVRDLKIAPTRQQN; this is translated from the coding sequence ATGAAAAATAAACTGGTAGTGTTAACAGGCGCCAGTTCCGGATTTGGCGCTGAAGTTGCCAGAGCTCTGAGCAACCGGGGATATTGTCTTGCTCTCCTGGCCCGGCGTATCGATAAACTACATGCGATGAATCTGGCAAACTCCCTGTGTTTTGAAGTCGATGTTACCTGTCGTGAGCAGGTCTTTCATGCTATTCGCAAGGCTGAAGAGAAGTTTGGCGATGTAGATTGCATCATAAATAATGCAGGAGTGATGTTACTGAGTGAATTAGAATATCAGAATCATGACGAATGGAATCGAATGATTGATACCAATATCAAGGGCGTCATCAATGGTATGCAGGCGGTCTTGCCCTCCATGCGCGAACGGAAAACAGGAACAATAATCAATATCTCCTCTCTGGCGGGTCAAAAGACCTATCAATACCACGCTGCATATTGTGCCACTAAGTTCGCCGTCCACGGTTTGTCCGACAGCGTTCGTTGGGAGGTTGCCCCGGACAACGTCCGGGTTATCACTATCTCTCCGGGTGCCGCCGAAACGGAGCTTATCAGCCATATTAGTGACGACTTCGTGAAAAATGATTATATCGAATGGAAAGAAAGCATAGGCGGTGTCATTTCTGCCAAAAATGTTATTGATAGCATCATATTTTCATACGAGCTGCCGCAATCAGTATGTGTGCGCGATCTTAAAATCGCGCCGACAAGACAACAAAATTAG
- a CDS encoding D-lyxose/D-mannose family sugar isomerase has product MQRSEVNTILQLTREFFMRQDVHLPSWADYGLSQWRALDKPAADELLALHLGWDVTSFGAQDFFQTGLTLFTLRNGSRGGKPWAKPYAEKIMHVREGQVTPMHYHPQKMEDIINRGGGNLIVTLHNRDGDRLANTAVNVTLDGIRQTHAAGSQLRLSPGESVTLVPGIWHSFWGEEGYGDVLVGEVSMPNDDEHDNVFLTPLARFNPIDEDEDPRWLLCNEYARWLD; this is encoded by the coding sequence ATGCAACGTTCGGAAGTGAATACCATTCTGCAACTCACCCGTGAATTCTTTATGCGCCAGGATGTCCATCTGCCCAGCTGGGCTGATTATGGCCTGAGCCAGTGGCGTGCGCTGGATAAGCCGGCGGCCGACGAGCTGCTGGCGCTGCACCTCGGCTGGGATGTCACCAGCTTTGGCGCACAGGATTTCTTTCAGACCGGTTTAACCCTGTTCACCCTGCGTAACGGTTCGCGCGGCGGCAAGCCGTGGGCGAAACCCTACGCGGAAAAGATCATGCATGTGCGGGAAGGGCAGGTGACGCCGATGCATTACCACCCGCAAAAGATGGAAGACATTATCAATCGTGGCGGCGGCAACCTGATTGTCACGCTGCACAATCGTGATGGCGACCGGCTGGCCAACACAGCGGTGAATGTCACCCTTGATGGCATTCGTCAGACCCATGCCGCCGGATCACAACTGCGCCTGTCGCCGGGGGAGAGCGTCACCCTGGTGCCGGGTATCTGGCACAGCTTCTGGGGCGAAGAGGGTTACGGTGACGTGCTGGTAGGGGAGGTTTCCATGCCGAACGATGACGAGCACGACAACGTCTTTCTCACCCCGCTGGCGCGCTTCAACCCGATTGATGAGGATGAAGACCCGCGCTGGCTGCTGTGTAACGAATATGCCCGCTGGCTGGACTGA
- a CDS encoding helix-turn-helix domain-containing protein: MSLKDWHIEDILAAVRKKKKSLAALSRENGLAAGTLNNALRRPWPRGEKIIAQALGLTPGEIWPSRYSGGNKKQRKPLLTKKIKS; the protein is encoded by the coding sequence ATGAGTCTTAAAGACTGGCATATAGAGGATATTCTTGCTGCGGTCAGAAAAAAGAAGAAGTCTCTTGCTGCACTTTCAAGGGAAAATGGACTTGCGGCTGGAACATTAAACAATGCTCTGCGGAGACCCTGGCCACGGGGAGAAAAAATTATTGCGCAGGCTTTAGGCCTGACTCCCGGTGAAATATGGCCCAGTCGGTATTCAGGAGGCAACAAAAAACAAAGAAAACCACTACTTACAAAGAAAATAAAATCTTAA
- a CDS encoding ABC transporter permease subunit encodes MTSETTRMKNPTLKRALMADLLQTVGILPILILIVAVFGFVAPNFFTEANLLNITRQASINIVLAAGMTFVILTGGIDLSVGSMLGTTAVVAMVVSLDPAFASLTIPAALGAGLIMGLFNGLLVAWAGLPPFIVTLGTYTALRGAAYLLADGTTVINSDINFEWIGNGYIGPIPWLIVIAFAVIALCWFILRRTTLGVHIYAVGGNMQAARLTGIKVGAVLAFVYAVSGLLSGLGGLMSASRLYSANGNLGVGYELDAIAAVILGGTSFVGGIGTITGTLIGALIIATLNNGMTLMGVSYFWQLVIKGGVIIIAVLIDKYRTRHHVG; translated from the coding sequence ATGACCAGTGAAACCACCCGTATGAAAAACCCGACGCTGAAACGCGCGCTGATGGCGGATCTGTTGCAGACCGTCGGCATCCTGCCGATTTTGATTTTGATCGTCGCGGTGTTTGGCTTTGTCGCACCTAACTTTTTTACCGAAGCCAACTTGCTGAACATCACTCGTCAGGCGTCGATCAACATCGTGCTGGCGGCGGGCATGACCTTTGTCATCCTCACCGGCGGCATTGATTTGTCGGTCGGTTCGATGCTCGGCACCACGGCGGTGGTGGCGATGGTGGTCTCGCTCGACCCGGCGTTTGCCAGCCTGACCATCCCGGCGGCGCTGGGAGCAGGACTCATCATGGGGCTGTTCAATGGCCTGCTGGTGGCCTGGGCCGGATTGCCGCCGTTTATCGTTACCCTCGGCACCTACACCGCCTTGCGTGGCGCGGCTTATCTGCTGGCAGACGGCACCACGGTGATTAACTCCGACATCAACTTTGAGTGGATAGGCAATGGCTATATCGGGCCGATTCCGTGGCTGATTGTCATTGCCTTTGCGGTGATTGCCTTGTGCTGGTTCATTCTGCGCCGCACCACGCTGGGGGTTCATATCTACGCGGTGGGCGGCAATATGCAGGCGGCACGTCTCACCGGCATTAAGGTCGGGGCGGTGCTGGCGTTCGTTTATGCCGTCAGTGGCCTGCTGTCCGGGCTGGGCGGGTTGATGAGCGCCTCGCGGCTGTACAGCGCCAACGGCAACCTCGGGGTGGGTTACGAGCTGGACGCGATTGCTGCTGTGATTCTCGGTGGCACCAGCTTTGTCGGCGGTATCGGCACCATCACCGGCACGCTGATTGGTGCGTTGATTATCGCCACGCTGAACAACGGCATGACGCTGATGGGGGTGTCGTACTTCTGGCAGCTGGTGATTAAGGGTGGGGTGATCATTATTGCCGTGTTGATCGACAAGTACCGTACCCGGCATCACGTGGGTTGA
- a CDS encoding response regulator, with protein sequence MKPAILVVDDDRAVCELLHDVLSEHVFTVYSCHQGKDALTLLAAHPEISLVMLDMMLPDTNGLLVLQQMQRQRPELLVIMLTGMGSEADMVVGLEMGADDYIAKPFNPRVVVARARAALRRCGRLAQPDSVQDDGWQFNGWRLDEARCQLFNPQRESVPLTQGEYALLRALVCHARKVLTRDQLLELTHSETLDVFDRTIDVLIMRLRRKIEMNPHQPSLIRTIRGLGYVFSADVMRPASVAPVTQIA encoded by the coding sequence ATGAAGCCCGCGATTCTGGTAGTGGATGACGATCGTGCCGTCTGCGAACTGCTGCACGATGTGTTGAGTGAACATGTTTTTACCGTTTATAGCTGCCACCAGGGCAAAGACGCGCTGACATTACTGGCCGCGCATCCGGAAATTTCGCTGGTGATGCTGGATATGATGTTACCGGACACCAATGGGCTGCTGGTGTTGCAACAGATGCAACGACAGCGGCCCGAGTTGCTGGTCATCATGCTGACCGGTATGGGATCGGAAGCGGATATGGTGGTCGGGCTGGAAATGGGCGCGGACGATTACATTGCCAAACCCTTCAATCCACGCGTGGTGGTGGCGCGCGCCCGCGCCGCGTTACGTCGTTGCGGACGGCTGGCGCAACCGGACAGCGTCCAGGATGATGGCTGGCAATTTAACGGCTGGCGACTGGATGAAGCACGTTGCCAGTTGTTCAACCCTCAGCGTGAAAGCGTGCCGCTCACCCAGGGCGAGTATGCGCTGTTGCGTGCGCTGGTGTGCCACGCACGTAAAGTGCTGACGCGCGATCAGTTGCTGGAACTCACCCACAGCGAAACCCTGGATGTGTTTGATCGCACCATTGATGTGTTAATTATGCGGCTGCGGCGCAAGATTGAAATGAACCCGCACCAGCCCAGCCTGATTCGCACCATCCGCGGACTTGGTTATGTTTTCTCCGCTGATGTGATGCGTCCGGCGTCGGTCGCGCCAGTCACGCAAATCGCCTGA
- a CDS encoding isopenicillin N synthase family dioxygenase — protein sequence MAAIPVLKLSLLEGSRNDKDKFISLLTEAAHDVGFFYLSDHGVAASFLTEVREQTRKFFLLSEEEKLSVSMINSPHFRGYNRAGNELTNGKADWREQFDIGAERNPYNLTDKDPIWMGLHGFNQWPASLPELKNTLLFYNNILTSISLRLLRSLASGLGLPENSFDKIYGDTPNEHIKLIRYPRCKKITETQGVGAHKDSGLLTLILQDENKGLQVKTNDNKWVDVSPIDNTFVVNLGELLELATNGYLKATVHKVLAPAGENDRISVAYFLGASLDSVVPVFRLPAELTSDSSFIETDPNNPLLRDVGLNYMKGRLRSHPDVAKKYYAEWGNFL from the coding sequence ATGGCAGCTATACCTGTATTGAAATTATCTTTGTTAGAGGGGAGCCGGAATGATAAAGATAAATTTATCAGCCTGTTAACGGAAGCCGCTCATGATGTTGGTTTTTTCTATCTTAGCGATCATGGCGTCGCAGCATCATTCCTGACGGAAGTTCGTGAACAAACCCGAAAGTTTTTTTTATTATCTGAAGAAGAAAAACTCTCGGTTTCAATGATTAACTCCCCTCACTTCAGAGGATATAACCGAGCTGGTAATGAATTAACCAACGGTAAAGCAGACTGGCGAGAACAATTTGATATCGGGGCTGAACGAAATCCCTATAACTTAACGGATAAGGATCCTATCTGGATGGGCCTGCATGGTTTTAATCAATGGCCTGCATCCTTGCCTGAGTTGAAGAACACCCTTCTTTTCTACAACAATATATTAACCAGCATCTCGCTGAGATTACTCAGAAGCCTTGCATCAGGTCTGGGGTTGCCAGAAAATTCTTTTGACAAAATATACGGTGACACACCTAACGAACATATCAAACTCATCAGATATCCACGCTGTAAAAAAATAACCGAGACTCAGGGTGTGGGGGCTCATAAAGATTCTGGCCTTCTTACGCTAATTCTTCAGGACGAAAATAAAGGCTTACAAGTTAAGACTAACGATAACAAGTGGGTTGATGTTTCCCCAATTGATAATACCTTTGTGGTTAATCTGGGCGAGCTACTGGAGTTAGCCACTAACGGATACCTCAAAGCAACCGTTCATAAGGTTCTGGCTCCGGCAGGAGAGAATGACAGAATTTCTGTGGCCTATTTCTTAGGTGCCAGTCTCGATTCTGTCGTACCGGTATTCAGATTGCCCGCAGAGTTAACCTCAGATTCCTCATTTATCGAAACTGACCCAAACAACCCGCTACTCAGAGATGTGGGTCTGAATTATATGAAGGGAAGGCTGCGCTCTCATCCGGATGTTGCTAAGAAATATTATGCAGAATGGGGCAATTTTCTATGA
- a CDS encoding ketose 1,6-bisphosphate aldolase, which produces MALISLAQGLAHAQQNGYALGAFNVLDTHFLRALFHAAEQQRSPFIINIAEVHFKYVSLDHLIAAIRTEAALHDIPVVLNLDHGLHFEAVMQAIRLGFTSVMFDGSTLSYDENVRQTQEVVKICHALGVSVEAELGAVGGDEGGALFGEADSDKFTDPRLAAEFVRSTGIDCLAVAIGNAHGKYKGEPKLDFDRLAAIRDAARVPLVLHGGSGISDADFRHAISLGIHKINFYTGMSQAALGAIESQIAQREARYDAFAELLMAVERDIANVVAQQMRVFGSAVRA; this is translated from the coding sequence ATGGCACTGATCTCACTGGCGCAGGGCCTGGCTCATGCGCAACAAAACGGTTATGCCCTCGGCGCGTTTAACGTGCTCGATACCCACTTTCTGCGCGCCTTGTTCCACGCGGCAGAGCAGCAGCGTTCACCGTTTATCATCAATATCGCCGAGGTGCATTTTAAGTATGTCAGCCTCGATCATCTGATTGCGGCCATCCGCACTGAGGCGGCGTTGCACGATATTCCGGTAGTGCTGAACCTCGATCACGGCCTGCATTTCGAAGCGGTGATGCAGGCGATCCGTCTCGGTTTTACCTCGGTGATGTTTGATGGTTCCACCCTCAGTTATGACGAGAACGTGCGTCAGACCCAGGAAGTGGTGAAGATCTGCCACGCGCTCGGGGTGTCGGTGGAAGCGGAACTCGGCGCGGTCGGCGGGGATGAAGGTGGCGCGTTGTTTGGTGAAGCGGACAGCGACAAATTTACCGATCCCCGATTGGCGGCGGAGTTTGTGCGCAGCACCGGCATTGATTGCCTGGCGGTGGCGATAGGCAATGCGCATGGCAAATACAAAGGCGAACCTAAACTCGATTTCGACCGGCTGGCGGCGATCCGCGATGCGGCACGGGTGCCGCTGGTGCTGCACGGCGGTTCCGGCATCAGCGATGCGGATTTCCGTCACGCTATCAGCCTCGGCATTCATAAAATCAATTTCTACACTGGCATGTCGCAGGCGGCATTGGGGGCGATTGAGAGCCAGATTGCCCAGCGTGAAGCACGTTACGATGCCTTTGCCGAGCTACTGATGGCGGTGGAGCGCGATATCGCCAACGTGGTGGCGCAGCAGATGCGGGTATTTGGCAGCGCCGTGAGAGCCTGA